The Phoenix dactylifera cultivar Barhee BC4 unplaced genomic scaffold, palm_55x_up_171113_PBpolish2nd_filt_p 000204F, whole genome shotgun sequence DNA segment TAGCCCATAACTTTTTCGACTTACGGATGCATAATAAGCATCTTCCTAGAACATCGTAGCTTGCTTTATTTTTATAAGCTATAAAATGAGGATGCATAAAGTTAACCTCAAATAGTAGTAAAAGgttgatggttatggttattGATGGAGGAAAAATCACATAAATATCAGCAAAATCTTAAGTCACAGCTTCAACCATTGTGCGAGACCTCATTGTTAAAATAACCCAATTAATAGCATCTGAGATTTAACACAGTGTTTGAAGCATGTGGTAAACACCCATATCCATATGCTAAATGGTGATGAAGCAACACTTAAGCCAAAAGTGATAATGAGTCATGAAATACATAAGTACAGCCATGCAACTATTCAGATCCAACAGCCAGAAACTAGAAAATAATTCTTAGAGTGGTATGGCCAGGATCCATATCAAGCATCTTGCAATGTTGGCAATGCTGCCATTTATCTTGCTGCGTGCCCAGATAAAGAATTTTACAGCCTACTAACTTACAAATTCATGTTGCAAATCTCTCCTACATGAGCAGTTAACATACTTACCACAGAAAAGTTTGCTCATACAGATGCAGCAGCATATAGAATTACACTCTTTCCCCATCTCAACTTTGTCAGTTTTCGGGTTTTGCAATGTTGCCATACACAACATGGTGGTGATGTTAAGGTCCATCTCCATCATAACATAATTATTAGCAAACTTGCATGCTTTGCACTAGCAATAACATATAAAAATACTCCCTTCCCTGCATCGACATATTTGTTTTTGCAGTTTTTTATTGTTTCACGTCCTATCATGGTGACAAGCACAAGTACACCTCCACCATAACATAATAATTAGCAAATATATTGTTACAACTTCATATGATAGTACGCATACAAAGACACAAAAACCAAATCAAAGTTGTAAACACATTTAGCTAAAAGAAGTTGTGCGTCATGACTACCTGCATATAATACATTAGCAGCCCTATGGATATTATTAACTAGTAGTCAAGTAATGACAGGTTAACATCTTGTTGGTGAAGTGAATACTTAAAACCAGACaacttgtaattttttttaactaataTAACAATTTTTTAGTTAAGAATCAACTGTTAATCCACCATGTACAAAGTCAATGAGTTTTCTGGGCACACTTGGAtaagttcaaaaattaaaaagcaTATTCATGAATTCCAATTTATAAGTTTCATTTTCATCGAGAGGTGCATGACAGCAAGGGACATCAATACAGAGATACTTACACCAACATCTAAGCATTGTAGGAACCATATAATGGAAAGAAACATGTATGATCTATTGGCTACTCACAAATAACACATCCCAATAATATGCCAAAACAGAAGAGACATTAAACTTAAAGAAGCAGATTCCAGTCAGCATAGTTTTGTATGAAAAGTGTTGAAAAACCTATAACTGAGACTAAGCAAAGACAAGTAATTACCAGATACAGGAAAAACAAGAATGAGATCATATTGCTTTTCCATTAGCAGTTATGCAGAACCTTTATATAAACTTATCAGGATACCTAAGGGATTCTTAAGTAGACCGATCAACGTATTTATAACAGTTAGTACGGAACACATACCTCATATGTCACAGCCCACTTCCCTTTTCGCAGAGGCTTGTGGTGGTAATTTATATTCCCCATATACAGGCTTCTGCCACTTGGGATTTTCTTGACTACATCCATCACTGCATTAACTCTAATAAAGGTATCATCATCGCACTTCATTATGTACTTTGCAGAAACTGCATGAACCTGCAtgtgtgttggggggggggtgtgGGGGGTGTGGAAGATCAGCTAATAACCTAACTGAGCACTCATTTAAGAAAGAAAGTTTCAATAATAAATACCCCATAATGGCATATGGCAACAGTCTTCAAAACGACAAGATCATAGCTATCCATATAAGGCACTATAACAATGTCACGAAAAAACTCTGCCTCTTTCTTCAACTCCATATTCACGTCCCTTCTTCCGTTCTGTCAGAAAAAGTTCCAACTAATTAGTGTTTCTAAAACAGAAACAGATTAGTGAAAAATATTGCATAACTGACAGGTTTTTAATTTACCAGAGCAACAAAAAATCGAGCAACCATGTTTGATGATTTTCTAATGGCAGACATCCATGACTTCCTCACAGCCATACGCTCTGCAAAATGATTGCCTGCTGAAAGGATGCCAATAAACAGTTCAACAGGTCCCTCGGGAAGTGGAAGGGCCCGCCATTCAGCCAACCACTCCAAATGCCTTGGCGGAGCATCAATAGGACGCAATGTAGGCAATGCACCAGCAAATACAGATTCAATGCTGAGGTCGCCACTCAATGACAGACCAGTTGCATCTTCAAGAACGAACCCCTGTGTCCAATAGCATAGAACACAAAATAACAACTATTGCACCTTGTTAAAGCAAAATAACATCAAATGCAGTGGATTTTGAAAGCACAACTTACGGTGCGATAAGGGAAAGAAGTTACATGCCTCCCATCAACATTGACATGAAAACCTTCAAAACCAGCACTAAGAGTAAGAACAAACAACTTATCTTCTACAAATGGGTACGGCCAATCCATGGAAACCATCTTTGTCCGACCAATCAAACGGTTTAACCACCATGTTTTCATCGACTCCTCTGACCGGTCATCACCATCGCGGATCCACTTTTCACACTTCACCAGTCCATCAACTGTAAAGACAGCAACTTAGATgtttccaatgttttgataggAAATGTATATGACATCCCATGATAATTGCAAAATCAAAACTCCCTATTCTCCAGAAGAAAGGGATTCGTTTTTCTTCAAGAAACCAAATCAGGGATTTACTCAAGTAGATTTTTCTTCGCAAATCATTCAACAAGATAATGAAACTTGATACTGCTTGCAGTGACAGTCCCCACATTGaactcaaatatatatatatatatatataaaggtggAAATAAAAGTGGGCATTTCAGAAATTCGCTAGGGAAATATTTCAAGccatcttcaaaaattttgaaacttaaaattgCCACTCTGACTGAAGAAAAATGAtcactttcttcttcaaaaagcaaatatggaaGTTTAGATTGAACAAAGATTTGGATATTTTTTTCTAGAAAttagaatcttttttttttggtacatagaAATTAGAATCTTCAGTGTGTGATATAAAGTAGCATTCAACAATTGGACTCTAAAAGTAGCTAAAAATGAAGGTTCGCTAACGTACCAGTCTCCTCATCGTCCCTGGGCTTCCACCCCTCGCAGCGCTGAGCCGCACCCCACTGCATGCGGTAGCAAGTGTTCTGCTCTATCACCGGCTTCCCGCTCCAGTCCCCCTTCAACCGGGGGTTGAAGTGGAGGATCCTCGGCGGTTCCTCGCCGTCGACCGTTTTCAGCCCCTGCAGCTCCATCATGAACTGCGACACCATGATCGCTTGATCTCCTTCCTTCAGCATCGTTATCTTGGGGTCATAATCCGGGTGGGCCGGACGCGGCTTCGCCACCAGAGTGATTTGGGATCCCAGCGTCAGCCCACAGGGGAGCAGCATCACCCTCCCCCTCTCCCGGAACTCGGCCCCTGTCAGTATGATCGAGTGCGAGCAGCTCTCTTCCGTCCGATTCTCCTCCGGCGACGCTAGCGGCGCTAACAAAGGCGCCGACTTTAGCTCATTCAACAGCTTCCACCCGAGCTCCCATGCGCCCCTCGCAGACTTGTGCAGCTCCGAGATAGGGCCACGGCCGGTGGCGTTGGGTTCCACGAAGTTGAGGCTTGAGACGATAAGAGTCCGGCGGCGCCGCCGGAGATTGTGGGGCGGATGGGGAACGGAGGAGGACTGGGGGAGCCTGAAGGGGCCCTTGGACGGTCTTGCGGGTGCGAACCTCTTCTCCGTCGCCTCCTCGATGTCGAGGTGGAGAACACGCGTCATAGCGTCCCCAACGCCCATGAcaactccgccgccgccgccgccggagaAGGCGATCCGGCGGGTGAGGAAGGGGAACTCAAACAAGAAGACGAAAGAAACATAGACAAGCGCCAGGGCGAGGAAGGCTTGGAGCGATCGCTGCCGGCTGAGGGAGAGCACCACGTCCAGCTTCGATCTCCTCATCGTCCCCGCTCCCGCTCCTTCCCCCTCGGATCAAACAATCGGGGATCGGGGGGAAGAAGTCGGAGCCCCCAGCCGATCCCAAACCCTAAGCCTGACCAAATTCCGAACGAATTCAGCGAATGAGATAATCGAGGGGAGACGAGACGAGAGATTTCCAAAGATCAACGAAGCGGAGAGGGGGGAAAAGAAAGCCAGCCGGTTTAAAAAGTCGGCCTTTTAAACTTATTTcttatttataataaatattttgaagTGAATAAATTCGACGATG contains these protein-coding regions:
- the LOC103712089 gene encoding hydroxyproline O-galactosyltransferase GALT6-like — encoded protein: MRRSKLDVVLSLSRQRSLQAFLALALVYVSFVFLFEFPFLTRRIAFSGGGGGGVVMGVGDAMTRVLHLDIEEATEKRFAPARPSKGPFRLPQSSSVPHPPHNLRRRRRTLIVSSLNFVEPNATGRGPISELHKSARGAWELGWKLLNELKSAPLLAPLASPEENRTEESCSHSIILTGAEFRERGRVMLLPCGLTLGSQITLVAKPRPAHPDYDPKITMLKEGDQAIMVSQFMMELQGLKTVDGEEPPRILHFNPRLKGDWSGKPVIEQNTCYRMQWGAAQRCEGWKPRDDEETVDGLVKCEKWIRDGDDRSEESMKTWWLNRLIGRTKMVSMDWPYPFVEDKLFVLTLSAGFEGFHVNVDGRHVTSFPYRTGFVLEDATGLSLSGDLSIESVFAGALPTLRPIDAPPRHLEWLAEWRALPLPEGPVELFIGILSAGNHFAERMAVRKSWMSAIRKSSNMVARFFVALNGRRDVNMELKKEAEFFRDIVIVPYMDSYDLVVLKTVAICHYGVHAVSAKYIMKCDDDTFIRVNAVMDVVKKIPSGRSLYMGNINYHHKPLRKGKWAVTYEEWPEEDYPPYANGPGYVVSSDISSFIVSEFEKQKLRLFKMEDVSMGMWVEKFNMTRPVEYVHDLKFCQFGCIDNYYTAHYQSPRQMICMWDKLQTGKPQCCNMR